A window of Panicum virgatum strain AP13 chromosome 8K, P.virgatum_v5, whole genome shotgun sequence contains these coding sequences:
- the LOC120644359 gene encoding uncharacterized protein LOC120644359, producing the protein MCGKMEHNIHMEHKGLLGGEFKEGICGSIPKPPPSTSSRPSSMVVKKVCPREFIPPHIIAEAISTLHGLDLRWSGPITPSERQYVEQYVLAMYPQYSHGLIEDASCDKDDLYSTYYSGSTTSPEAGGERRRSSPVGSLSAAAAAARPDMVDMVRLEPSRLLDILTKKSSFPGSFISIPEIQARNRVLRHCGLTDDEYLVLFAPTPRDAMMLVGESYPFFRSSYYMSILEEDGDCIRAFAAYKEAKVIAAPESWLDLRIKGSQLSQYFRRKSKHAPKGLFAYPAVSPAAAAASSPPSSGGGGGARQQQQPARYSLHWVSEAHRNAWHVLLDATALAVGEDRLPLSLHRPDFVLCTLGDTAAVRAQQQQKPLAAPARVTCLLVRRRSFDTSQQTQKLP; encoded by the exons ATGTGCGGAAAGATGGAGCACAACATCCACATGGAACACAAG GGCTTACTTGGTGGCGAATTCAAAGAAGGGATTTGCGGCTCAATTCCCAAACCTCCTCCTAGCACATCAAGCAGGCCAAGCAGCATGGTTGTAAAG AAGGTGTGCCCGCGGGAGTTCATCCCGCCGCACATCATCGCGGAGGCGATCTCGACGCTGCACGGGCTGGACCTGCGGTGGTCGGGGCCGATCACGCCCAGCGAGCGCCAGTACGTGGAGCAGTACGTGCTGGCCATGTACCCGCAGTACTCGCACGGCCTCATCGAGGACGCCAGCTGCGACAAGGACGACCTCTACTCCACCTACTACAGCGGCAGCACGACGTCGCCGGAGGccggtggcgagcggcggcggtcgtCGCCGGTGGGGTccctgtcggcggcggcggccgcggcgaggccggACATGGTGGACATGGTCCGGCTGGAGCCGTCCCGGCTGCTGGACATCCTGACCAAGAAGTCGTCGTTCCCCGGGAGCTTCATCTCGATCCCGGAGATCCAGGCCAGGAACCGGGTGCTCCGCCACTGCGGCCTCACCGACGATGAGTACCTCGTGCTCTTCGCCCCCACGCCAAGGGACGCCATGATGCTG GTGGGCGAGAGCTACCCGTTCTTCCGGAGCAGCTACTACATGTCGATCCTGGAGGAGGACGGCGACTGCATCCGGGCGTTCGCGGCGTACAAGGAGGCCAAGGTCATCGCGGCGCCGGAGTCGTGGCTGGACCTCCGCATCAAGGGCTCCCAGCTCAGCCAGTACTTCCGCCGCAAGTCCAAGCACGCGCCCAAGGGCCTCTTCGCCTACCCCGCcgtctcccccgccgccgccgccgcttcgtcccctccctcctccggcggcggcggcggcgcgcggcagcagcagcagccggcgcgGTACTCGCTGCACTGGGTCTCCGAGGCGCACCGCAACGCGTGGCACGTGCTCCTGGACGCCAccgcgctcgccgtcggcgaGGACCGGCTCCCGCTCTCGCTGCACCGCCCGGACTTCGTGCTGTGCACGCTCGGCGACAcggccgccgtgcgcgcgcagcagcagcagaagccgctggcggcgccggcgagggtcACCTGCCTGCTCGTCCGGAGGAGGTCCTTCGACACCTCGCAGCAGACGCAGAAGCTGCCGTAG
- the LOC120645608 gene encoding putative cyclin-dependent kinase F-2 has protein sequence MAVVVQRSPSSPAEGGCLAAERRRCVAATMLVAGEDAPAPTDRWNDGARIGSVESYRKLRKIGEGAFGAVSKARHVGTGEVVAIKSSHHSGSGGAALLLREAALLAACRGNPAVVRLLEVVRGSGMDDLHLVLEYVGPSLHDVIRRRGIPFSESEARRAMAQLLAGVGSMHADGIVHCDLKPGNVLVGEHDRRLKICDLGLARSAAAPPPDEQQVDGTVGYIAPEVLLCEKDCGAPVDMWALGCIMAELVTGQSLFPEEDLCQQLIGIIDLLGIPDDVSLMPLGIDAGSPSKLREKVPEERLSPAGFDVLRGLLQYDPKDRLTAAAALRMPWFAPMDD, from the coding sequence ATGGCTGTCGTCGTCCAGAGGAGCCCTTCCTCGCCTGCTGAGGGCGGCTGCTTAGCCGCCGAAAGGCGACGCTGCGTGGCAGCAACCATGCTCGTCGCCGGAGAAGATGCGCCAGCGCCGACGGATCGCTGGAACGACGGGGCGCGGATCGGCAGCGTGGAATCCTACCGGAAGCTCAGGAAGATCGGCGAGGGGGCGTTCGGCGCCGTCTCGAAGGCGCGGCACGTCGGCACCGGCGAGGTGGTCGCCATCAAATCCAGCCAccacagcggcagcggcggggcggcgctgctgctgcgggaGGCCGCGCTGCTCGCGGCGTGCCGCGGGAACCCCGCCGTGGTGCGGCTCCTGGAGGTCGTGCGCGGCTCCGGGATGGACGACCTCCACCTCGTCCTGGAGTACGTCGGCCCGAGCCTCCACGATGtgatccgccgccgcgggatcccGTTCTCCGAGTCGGAGGCGCGCCGCGCGATGGCGCAGCTGCTTGCCGGCGTTGGGTCCATGCACGCCGACGGCATCGTGCACTGCGACCTCAAGCCCGGGAACGTGCTGGTCGGGGAGCACGACCGCCGGCTCAAGATCTGCGACCTCGGTCTGGCcaggtccgccgccgcgccgccgccggacgagCAGCAGGTGGATGGGACGGTCGGGTACATCGCGCCCGAGGTGCTTCTGTGCGAGAAGGACTGCGGCGCGCCCGTCGACATGTGGGCGCTCGGGTGCATCATGGCGGAGCTCGTCACGGGGCAGTCGCTGTTCCCGGAAGAGGACTTGTGCCAGCAGCTGATCGGCATCATCGACCTGCTAGGGATCCCTGACGACGTGTCGTTGATGCCGCTGGGCATTGACGCCGGGTCGCCGAGCAAGCTGCGGGAGAAGGTGCCCGAGGAGCGGCTGTCGCCGGCGGGCTTCGACGTCCTGCGCGGTCTGCTGCAGTATGATCCCAAGGACAGGCTCACCGCCGCGGCAGCGCTGCGGATGCCATGGTTTGCACCTATGGATGACTGA